From Dehalococcoidia bacterium, a single genomic window includes:
- the mdh gene encoding malate dehydrogenase, translated as MRRKVTVVGAGMTGGTMAQRLAETGYIDVVMIDIIEGLPQGKALDLAQSAPVVGFDARIIGTNDWRDTAGSEVVIVTSGVPRKPGMTREELLNTNAGIVREVCQRALEHSPDAIFIIFANPMDAMCHVAKDVTGLPRSRIVGQGGMLDSARYRTFIAWEVGCSVEDVHAYVLGGHTEATMVPIVSTAMVGGIPLTHLLPRERIEAIVQRTRQGGAEVVALLKTGSAFYAPAAATVAMVESILLDRKRILPCCAYLEGEYGIHGAFTGVPVKLGAGGVEAIYEAPLAPEELEGLRRAAQAVQELVSLVR; from the coding sequence ATGCGCCGCAAGGTTACCGTGGTGGGCGCTGGGATGACGGGTGGCACCATGGCCCAGCGCCTGGCCGAGACGGGCTATATCGACGTGGTGATGATCGACATCATCGAAGGCCTTCCCCAGGGCAAGGCCCTGGATCTGGCCCAGTCGGCGCCCGTGGTGGGGTTCGATGCCCGTATCATCGGCACCAACGATTGGCGAGATACCGCTGGCTCCGAGGTGGTCATCGTCACCTCGGGGGTACCCCGCAAGCCTGGCATGACGCGGGAGGAGTTGCTGAACACCAACGCTGGCATCGTGCGGGAGGTGTGTCAGCGGGCCCTAGAACACTCGCCCGATGCCATCTTCATCATCTTCGCCAACCCCATGGACGCCATGTGCCATGTGGCCAAGGATGTCACGGGCCTGCCCCGTTCCCGCATCGTGGGGCAGGGTGGTATGCTGGACAGCGCCCGCTACCGCACCTTTATCGCCTGGGAGGTGGGGTGCTCGGTGGAGGACGTGCACGCCTATGTGCTAGGTGGTCACACGGAGGCCACCATGGTCCCCATCGTCAGCACGGCCATGGTGGGAGGCATCCCTTTGACTCACCTCCTGCCTCGCGAGCGCATTGAGGCCATTGTGCAGCGCACTCGTCAGGGTGGGGCAGAGGTGGTGGCCTTGCTGAAGACGGGCTCTGCCTTCTATGCGCCAGCGGCGGCCACGGTGGCTATGGTGGAGTCCATCCTGCTGGATAGGAAGCGCATCCTGCCCTGCTGCGCATATCTAGAGGGGGAGTACGGTATCCATGGGGCCTTCACAGGGGTGCCCGTGAAGCTGGGGGCGGGCGGAGTGGAGGCCATCTATGAGGCCCCCCTGGCTCCTGAGGAGTTGGAGGGGCTGCGTAGGGCGGCCCAGGCTGTGCAGGAGTTGGTCTCCCTGGTGAGATAA
- the clpX gene encoding ATP-dependent Clp protease ATP-binding subunit ClpX: MSQRGGRPPIYRCSFCGKGQGEVQRLIAGPQGVYICNGCVQVCYEVIQEDMAAARRHQPSPHRIPPPKAIYQQLSQYVVGQELAKKVLSVAVYNHYKRIAAGRQLADVELEKSNILLIGPTGCGKTLLARTLAKILDVPFTIADATSLTEAGYVGEDVENILLHLIQAADYDITRAEKGIVYIDEIDKIARKSGDNPSITRDVSGEGVQQALLKIIEGCVANVPPQGGRKHPHQEFIQIRTHNILFICGGAFEGLDQIIDRRLGKGRRSIGFKAQREEGDIVKVKDELLRHVTPDDLLQFGLIPEFVGRLPVIVPLHSLDKEALVRVLTEPKNALIKQYQQIMALDGVELVFTPDALEAAAEEALRLKTGARGLRTVLENCMLDVMYEVPSRRDVAKCIVDAEVIRGRRHPILIGRNGQVLDLWTAQRSETA; encoded by the coding sequence GTGAGCCAGCGGGGAGGGCGGCCGCCCATCTACCGGTGCTCTTTCTGCGGCAAGGGGCAAGGGGAGGTGCAGCGCCTCATCGCTGGGCCCCAGGGGGTTTATATCTGCAACGGCTGCGTCCAGGTCTGCTACGAGGTCATTCAGGAGGACATGGCCGCCGCCCGCCGCCACCAGCCTTCCCCCCACCGCATCCCCCCACCCAAGGCCATCTACCAGCAGCTCAGCCAATACGTGGTGGGGCAGGAGCTGGCCAAGAAGGTGCTCTCGGTGGCCGTCTATAACCATTACAAGCGCATCGCTGCCGGGCGCCAACTGGCGGACGTGGAGCTGGAGAAGAGCAACATCCTCCTTATCGGCCCCACCGGCTGCGGCAAGACCCTCTTGGCCCGTACCCTGGCCAAGATACTGGACGTCCCCTTCACCATCGCCGACGCCACCTCCCTGACGGAGGCCGGCTACGTGGGGGAGGACGTGGAGAACATCCTCCTCCACCTCATCCAGGCCGCCGATTACGACATCACCCGCGCCGAGAAGGGCATCGTCTATATCGACGAGATCGACAAGATCGCCCGCAAATCGGGCGATAACCCCTCCATCACCAGGGACGTGTCTGGGGAGGGAGTCCAGCAGGCCCTCCTGAAGATCATAGAGGGGTGCGTGGCCAACGTGCCCCCACAGGGGGGGCGTAAGCACCCCCATCAGGAGTTCATCCAGATACGCACTCATAACATCCTCTTTATCTGCGGGGGCGCCTTCGAGGGGTTGGACCAGATCATCGATCGTCGCCTGGGCAAGGGGCGGCGCAGCATCGGCTTCAAGGCCCAGCGAGAAGAGGGGGACATCGTTAAGGTCAAGGACGAGCTCCTCCGTCACGTGACCCCTGACGACCTCCTGCAGTTTGGGCTTATACCGGAGTTCGTGGGCAGGCTCCCCGTCATTGTCCCTCTCCACTCCCTGGACAAAGAGGCGCTGGTCCGCGTCCTCACCGAGCCCAAGAACGCCCTCATCAAGCAGTACCAACAGATCATGGCCCTGGACGGGGTGGAGCTGGTGTTCACCCCCGATGCCCTAGAGGCGGCCGCTGAGGAGGCCCTGCGCCTTAAGACGGGCGCTCGCGGCCTGCGCACCGTGCTGGAGAACTGCATGCTGGATGTCATGTACGAGGTGCCGTCCCGCAGGGACGTGGCCAAGTGCATCGTGGACGCCGAGGTTATCCGGGGCCGCCGCCACCCCATCCTCATCGGACGCAACGGCCAGGTCTTGGACCTGTGGACAGCCCAGCGCAGCGAGACGGCCTGA
- a CDS encoding TlyA family RNA methyltransferase, giving the protein MARKPLDVLLVERGLAESREKARAHIMAGQVMVGETPVLKPGTLVDTDVPISLLPPSRYVSRGGEKLEHALKAFSLDVHGLVCADIGAGTGGFTDCLLQHGASKVYAIDVGRGQLHYRLRQDPRVVVMEGVNARYLTALPEPIDLATVDVSFISLTKVLPAVMELVRPGAPVVALLKPQFEAQRREVPKGGVIRDPQLHATIVGRFAAWATGQGYRVWGPVRSPIPGAEGNLEFFFLLRR; this is encoded by the coding sequence ATGGCCCGTAAGCCATTGGACGTGCTCCTGGTGGAGCGTGGGCTGGCGGAAAGCCGGGAAAAGGCCCGCGCCCACATCATGGCCGGCCAGGTGATGGTGGGGGAGACCCCTGTCCTCAAGCCTGGCACCCTGGTGGACACCGATGTCCCTATATCCCTTTTGCCCCCCAGCCGCTACGTGAGCCGCGGAGGCGAGAAGCTGGAGCACGCCCTCAAGGCCTTCTCCCTGGATGTCCATGGCCTGGTATGCGCCGACATCGGCGCCGGCACCGGCGGCTTCACCGACTGCCTCCTCCAACACGGCGCCAGCAAGGTCTACGCCATCGATGTGGGCCGGGGCCAGCTCCACTACCGGCTGCGCCAAGACCCCCGCGTGGTGGTCATGGAAGGGGTCAACGCCCGCTACCTGACCGCCCTCCCTGAGCCCATCGACCTGGCCACCGTGGACGTATCCTTCATATCCCTCACCAAGGTCTTGCCAGCAGTGATGGAGTTGGTGCGCCCTGGCGCTCCGGTGGTGGCCCTCCTCAAGCCCCAGTTCGAGGCCCAGCGACGCGAGGTGCCCAAAGGAGGCGTCATAAGGGACCCCCAGCTCCACGCCACCATCGTGGGGAGGTTCGCCGCCTGGGCCACAGGCCAGGGATACCGGGTGTGGGGCCCTGTCCGTTCACCCATCCCCGGGGCTGAGGGCAACCTGGAGTTCTTTTTCCTCCTGCGGAGGTAG
- a CDS encoding NUDIX hydrolase: MAYNDQPEQVLESSYLYRGRIINLRLDIVGLPKGHTAHREIVEHGQVAAVVPIDEEGRVLMVRQFRLALGRHTLEIPAGGLDPGETPEEAARRELEEETGFQARLLRRLGGFYVSPGYCTEYIHIFLARDLTPGQSKPDLDEATHPVWLSLREAIAMATSGQLEDGKTIIGLLWAAATLNSP; the protein is encoded by the coding sequence ATGGCCTACAATGACCAGCCAGAGCAAGTCCTGGAGAGCTCCTACCTATACCGAGGGCGCATCATCAACCTACGCCTGGACATAGTCGGCCTGCCCAAGGGCCACACCGCTCACCGTGAGATCGTGGAGCATGGCCAGGTGGCAGCCGTGGTGCCCATCGACGAGGAGGGAAGGGTGCTCATGGTGCGCCAGTTCCGGCTGGCCTTGGGCCGTCACACCCTGGAGATCCCCGCTGGCGGCCTCGACCCTGGGGAGACGCCAGAGGAGGCGGCCCGCCGCGAGCTCGAGGAGGAAACAGGCTTCCAGGCCCGCCTCTTGCGCCGCCTGGGCGGGTTCTACGTCTCCCCGGGATATTGCACGGAATACATCCACATATTCCTGGCCCGCGATCTAACGCCAGGCCAGAGCAAGCCCGACCTGGACGAGGCCACCCATCCCGTTTGGCTCTCCCTGCGGGAGGCCATCGCCATGGCCACCTCCGGCCAACTGGAGGACGGCAAGACCATCATCGGCCTCTTATGGGCGGCTGCCACCCTCAACTCGCCTTGA
- a CDS encoding fumarate hydratase, translating to MREVHVDLLREAVKRLCQQAACVLPQDVMDALRCAQEREESPLGRRVLEQIVRNAELAQEEMLPICQDTGVAVIFLEVGQDVHLVGGDLMDALRRGVSEGYREGYLRASMVERPFSARINTRDNTPPIVHMDIVPGDRVRLRLMPKGAGCENVSRLAMLLPGAGREGVMRFVTEAVEDAGGKPCPPVIVGVGIGGTAEYAMLLAKKALLRPVGQPHPDAEVAALEAELLRRVNALGIGPQGVGGKVTALAVHVEVFPSHIASLPVAVNIQCHAARVAEAVV from the coding sequence GTGCGAGAGGTCCACGTAGACCTGTTGCGGGAGGCTGTCAAGAGGCTTTGCCAGCAGGCAGCTTGTGTCCTCCCGCAGGATGTCATGGATGCCCTGCGCTGCGCTCAGGAGCGGGAAGAATCGCCCCTGGGGCGGCGGGTGCTGGAACAGATCGTCCGCAACGCCGAGCTGGCCCAGGAGGAGATGCTCCCTATCTGCCAGGACACGGGGGTGGCCGTTATCTTCCTCGAGGTGGGGCAGGATGTGCACCTGGTGGGGGGAGACCTGATGGATGCCCTGAGGCGTGGGGTGAGCGAAGGCTATCGGGAGGGGTACCTACGGGCCTCCATGGTGGAGCGCCCCTTCTCCGCCCGCATCAACACCAGGGACAATACGCCCCCTATCGTGCACATGGATATAGTGCCGGGCGACCGAGTGCGACTGCGCCTTATGCCCAAAGGGGCGGGGTGCGAGAACGTCAGCCGGCTGGCCATGCTCCTCCCGGGGGCTGGCCGGGAGGGCGTCATGCGCTTTGTGACGGAGGCGGTGGAGGATGCTGGAGGCAAGCCCTGCCCGCCGGTCATCGTGGGCGTGGGGATCGGGGGCACGGCTGAATACGCCATGCTTCTAGCCAAAAAGGCCCTCCTGCGTCCGGTGGGGCAGCCCCATCCTGACGCCGAGGTGGCGGCTCTGGAGGCGGAGCTGCTGCGGCGGGTCAACGCCCTGGGAATCGGCCCCCAGGGGGTAGGGGGGAAGGTCACCGCGCTGGCTGTTCATGTGGAGGTGTTCCCCTCCCACATCGCCTCCCTGCCGGTGGCCGTCAACATCCAGTGTCATGCCGCGCGGGTGGCGGAGGCCGTCGTATGA
- a CDS encoding isocitrate/isopropylmalate dehydrogenase family protein, whose protein sequence is MMVTLQRHDLRPPYRITLIPGDGTGPEITEATVRVVEATGVPIEWEVHEAGINALEKYGSVLPETVLESVRRNKVALKGPITTPRGGGFRSVNVALRKMLDLYACVRPAKWYKGVRSRYEGIDLVIVRENHEDLYAGLEFPMGHPAIRVISDLCVQDGMEPIPEDAGLSLKVISERRSERIVRFAFEYARTYGRRKVTAVAKDNIMKYTDGLFYAVARRVAEEYPDIQYEEMLVDNMTMQLVQRPEAYDVLVLPNLYGDILSDLCAGLVGGLGVAPGANMGDDLAVFEPVHGSAPKYAGQNKVNPMAMMFSAVMMLRYIGEEGAADRLEHAIAAVIAEGKYVTYDMKPHRDDPTAVGTSQVADAVIDKLRHMD, encoded by the coding sequence ATGATGGTGACTCTACAACGTCATGATCTACGGCCACCTTACCGCATCACCCTCATCCCGGGCGATGGCACGGGGCCTGAGATCACCGAGGCCACCGTGCGAGTGGTGGAGGCCACGGGCGTCCCCATCGAGTGGGAGGTGCACGAGGCGGGCATCAACGCCCTGGAGAAGTATGGCAGCGTTTTGCCCGAGACCGTCCTGGAGTCGGTCCGGCGCAACAAGGTGGCCCTTAAGGGGCCCATCACCACCCCGCGGGGCGGGGGGTTCCGCAGCGTCAATGTAGCCTTACGCAAGATGCTAGACCTCTACGCCTGCGTGCGCCCGGCCAAGTGGTATAAAGGGGTGCGCAGCCGCTACGAGGGCATCGACCTGGTCATCGTGCGGGAGAACCATGAGGACCTCTACGCCGGCCTGGAGTTCCCCATGGGTCATCCGGCCATCAGGGTCATCTCCGATCTGTGCGTGCAGGATGGTATGGAGCCCATACCGGAGGACGCTGGCCTCAGCCTCAAGGTCATCTCTGAGAGGCGCTCAGAGCGGATAGTGCGGTTTGCCTTCGAATATGCCCGCACCTATGGCCGGCGGAAGGTGACGGCGGTGGCCAAGGACAACATCATGAAGTATACCGATGGCCTCTTCTATGCCGTGGCCCGGCGGGTGGCCGAAGAGTACCCAGACATCCAATACGAGGAGATGCTAGTGGACAACATGACTATGCAGCTGGTGCAGCGCCCAGAAGCCTATGACGTGCTGGTGCTCCCCAACCTTTATGGGGACATCCTCTCCGACCTCTGCGCTGGCCTGGTGGGCGGCTTGGGGGTGGCGCCAGGGGCCAACATGGGAGATGACCTGGCGGTATTTGAGCCCGTCCATGGTAGCGCCCCCAAGTACGCTGGCCAGAACAAGGTGAACCCCATGGCCATGATGTTCTCGGCGGTGATGATGCTCCGCTATATAGGGGAGGAGGGGGCTGCCGACCGTCTGGAACACGCGATAGCTGCTGTCATCGCCGAGGGCAAGTACGTTACCTATGATATGAAGCCCCACCGTGACGACCCCACAGCTGTAGGGACGTCGCAGGTGGCGGATGCCGTCATCGACAAGCTGCGCCATATGGACTGA
- a CDS encoding succinate dehydrogenase: MAQRQAVSLPHRLGFAATLRIDPWWLETLIFMAGLVGLFGYLAVSAFLDQWAFHIGPYYSPVFEPGPFMLLEDKLDGPFGPWFLSPAFVILWGPAGFRLTCYYFRKAYYRALAFSPPACAVGDALPRYRGESRFPLIVQNLHRYFMYVALVLVWFQWANAIRSFHHPDEGWGVGLGSIILTVDSALLSLYLFSCHALRHLVGGGIDCFSCSRWHRLRKRGWDVVSRLNLRHPLWAWLSLMSVAAADIYIRLVANGTITDPNTWRSL; this comes from the coding sequence ATGGCACAACGTCAGGCTGTGTCTCTCCCCCACCGCTTAGGATTCGCCGCCACTCTGCGCATAGACCCATGGTGGCTGGAGACCTTGATATTTATGGCCGGTTTGGTAGGGCTCTTTGGCTACCTGGCCGTCTCCGCCTTCCTAGACCAGTGGGCCTTCCACATCGGCCCCTATTACTCGCCCGTGTTCGAGCCAGGGCCTTTCATGCTCCTGGAGGACAAGCTGGACGGGCCCTTCGGCCCCTGGTTCCTCTCCCCAGCCTTCGTCATCCTGTGGGGGCCTGCGGGTTTCCGCCTCACTTGCTATTACTTCCGCAAGGCATACTACCGGGCGCTGGCCTTTAGCCCGCCTGCCTGCGCTGTGGGCGATGCCCTGCCCCGCTATCGGGGCGAGTCCCGCTTCCCCCTCATTGTGCAGAACCTCCACCGCTACTTCATGTACGTGGCTCTGGTGCTGGTCTGGTTCCAGTGGGCCAACGCCATCCGCAGCTTTCACCACCCCGATGAGGGCTGGGGCGTGGGTCTGGGGTCTATTATCCTGACGGTGGACTCCGCCCTTCTCTCCCTCTATCTCTTCTCCTGTCATGCCCTGCGACACCTGGTGGGCGGAGGCATCGACTGCTTCTCATGTTCCCGTTGGCACCGCCTGCGCAAGAGGGGGTGGGACGTGGTCTCCCGCCTCAACCTGCGACACCCCCTCTGGGCGTGGCTCAGCCTTATGAGCGTGGCCGCTGCCGACATCTACATCCGGCTGGTGGCCAACGGCACCATTACCGATCCCAACACTTGGAGGAGTCTGTGA
- a CDS encoding fumarate reductase/succinate dehydrogenase flavoprotein subunit, protein MPGYRVYEYDVLVVGAGGAGLRAAIASAHEGARTAIVCKTLLGKAHTVMAEGGIAAALGTVDPEDNWKVHFRDTMRGGKLMNDWRMAMIHAQEAPDRVLELEEWGAVFDRTPDGRILQRPFGGHRYARLAHVGDRTGLEMIRTLQQKAISLGIDVFMETAVVRILRDGQRVAGALAYRRDSGELLVFRAKAVVLATGGVGKCYKVTSNSWEYTGDGQALALWAGAELMDMEFVQFHPTGMVWPPSVRGILVTEGVRGEGGILLNNKGERFMFKYIPDYYRAETAETVEEAERWRYDKRNNRRPPELLPRDVVARAINAEIKAGRGSPHGGVYLDIASRRTPQEIRLLLPSMYEQFHKLADVDITKEPMEVGPTMHYMMGGVRVDPETAATCVPGLYAAGEVACGLHGANRLGGNSLSDLLVFGRRAGLYAARYANSLPQTPSFSGDEVEAIANELLEPLYRTEGENPFAIQQELQETMQDLVGIVRTEEELRQALHKIGELRERAKRVSAPGDLLYNPGWHMAISLGSLLVVAEAITLSAIERKESRGAHTRDDYPKEDPEQASFNLVVAGDAEGQLRLRKEPRPPMPEELRRIIEEA, encoded by the coding sequence GTGCCCGGTTACCGCGTATACGAGTATGACGTGCTAGTGGTAGGGGCAGGGGGCGCTGGGCTACGCGCCGCCATCGCTTCCGCCCACGAGGGGGCCCGCACGGCCATCGTGTGCAAGACCCTGCTGGGCAAGGCCCACACCGTCATGGCCGAGGGAGGCATCGCCGCCGCCTTAGGCACCGTGGACCCTGAGGACAACTGGAAGGTCCATTTCCGGGACACCATGCGCGGCGGCAAGCTGATGAACGACTGGCGCATGGCCATGATCCACGCCCAGGAGGCCCCCGACCGCGTCCTGGAGCTGGAGGAGTGGGGGGCGGTCTTTGACCGCACCCCCGATGGCCGTATCCTGCAACGCCCCTTCGGCGGCCACCGCTACGCCCGCCTGGCCCACGTGGGCGACCGCACAGGACTGGAGATGATCCGCACCCTCCAGCAGAAGGCCATCAGCCTGGGCATAGACGTGTTCATGGAGACGGCCGTGGTGCGCATCCTGCGGGACGGACAGCGCGTGGCGGGGGCCCTGGCCTATCGTCGTGACAGCGGCGAGCTGCTGGTCTTCCGTGCCAAAGCCGTGGTGCTGGCCACCGGAGGAGTGGGCAAGTGCTACAAGGTCACCTCCAACTCATGGGAGTATACGGGCGATGGCCAGGCCCTGGCCCTGTGGGCCGGCGCCGAGCTCATGGACATGGAGTTCGTCCAATTCCATCCCACGGGCATGGTGTGGCCCCCCAGCGTGCGCGGCATCCTGGTCACCGAAGGAGTCCGGGGCGAAGGGGGGATACTCCTCAACAACAAAGGCGAGCGCTTCATGTTCAAATACATACCCGACTACTACCGCGCCGAGACAGCGGAGACCGTGGAGGAGGCGGAGCGTTGGCGCTACGACAAGCGCAACAACCGCCGGCCGCCAGAGCTCCTACCCCGTGACGTGGTGGCCAGGGCTATCAACGCCGAGATCAAGGCCGGCCGTGGCTCCCCCCATGGAGGGGTCTACTTGGACATCGCCAGCCGCCGCACCCCTCAAGAGATAAGGCTTCTTCTGCCCAGCATGTACGAGCAGTTCCATAAGCTGGCCGACGTGGACATCACCAAGGAGCCTATGGAAGTGGGCCCCACCATGCACTACATGATGGGTGGCGTGCGCGTGGATCCCGAGACGGCCGCCACCTGCGTCCCTGGCCTCTATGCCGCCGGCGAAGTGGCCTGTGGTCTCCACGGCGCCAACCGCCTGGGAGGCAATTCCCTATCTGACCTCCTGGTGTTCGGCAGGCGGGCGGGCCTCTATGCCGCCCGCTACGCCAACTCCCTCCCTCAGACCCCCTCCTTCAGCGGCGATGAGGTGGAGGCGATAGCCAACGAGCTCCTGGAGCCCCTCTACCGCACTGAGGGGGAAAACCCCTTCGCCATCCAACAGGAGCTGCAAGAGACCATGCAGGACCTGGTGGGCATCGTGCGCACCGAAGAGGAGCTGAGGCAGGCCCTCCACAAGATAGGCGAGCTGAGGGAGAGGGCCAAGAGGGTCTCCGCTCCAGGCGACCTCCTCTACAACCCCGGCTGGCACATGGCCATAAGCCTTGGATCGCTGCTCGTAGTGGCTGAGGCCATCACTCTCTCCGCCATAGAGCGCAAGGAGAGCCGCGGCGCCCACACCCGCGACGACTACCCCAAGGAGGACCCCGAGCAGGCCTCCTTCAATCTGGTGGTGGCGGGGGACGCCGAAGGGCAGCTCCGCCTGCGCAAAGAGCCCCGTCCGCCCATGCCCGAAGAGCTGCGCCGCATCATCGAGGAGGCTTAA
- a CDS encoding succinate dehydrogenase/fumarate reductase iron-sulfur subunit: MALRTIRIFRGTPQGGEFKEYQLEVEEGNVVLDVVLNVQARYAPDLAVRWNCKAGKCGSCSAEINGIPRLMCMTRVSLFPEDQPITVAPLKTFPLIKDLVTDVSFNYELARRIPPLRLGPPGPDGTYRMTMEDIERVREFRQCIECFLCQNVCHVIRDHPENKAFFFGPRWFVRLAELEMHPLDTDDRRPFIREEAGIGYCNITKCCTEVCPAEIRITDNAIIPLKERVADLYYDPLRWLWSRLFGRRQPTPAPKPREERRAAS; the protein is encoded by the coding sequence ATGGCCCTGCGCACCATCCGCATCTTCCGTGGCACCCCCCAAGGCGGGGAGTTCAAGGAGTACCAGCTGGAGGTGGAAGAGGGCAACGTGGTCCTGGACGTGGTCCTGAATGTCCAGGCTCGCTATGCGCCCGACCTGGCCGTCCGCTGGAACTGTAAGGCTGGCAAGTGTGGCTCCTGCTCTGCCGAGATCAACGGCATCCCCCGCCTCATGTGCATGACCCGCGTCTCCCTCTTCCCGGAGGACCAGCCCATCACGGTGGCCCCTCTCAAGACCTTCCCCCTCATTAAAGACTTGGTCACCGACGTCTCTTTCAACTATGAGCTGGCCCGTCGCATCCCGCCCCTGCGCCTTGGGCCCCCAGGGCCTGACGGCACCTACCGCATGACCATGGAAGACATCGAACGGGTGCGCGAGTTCCGCCAGTGCATCGAGTGCTTCCTTTGCCAAAATGTATGCCACGTCATCCGCGACCATCCCGAGAACAAGGCCTTCTTCTTCGGGCCACGTTGGTTTGTTCGCCTGGCCGAGCTGGAGATGCACCCCCTGGACACCGACGACCGGCGTCCCTTCATCAGAGAGGAGGCGGGCATAGGCTATTGCAACATAACCAAGTGCTGCACAGAGGTGTGCCCGGCCGAGATCCGCATCACCGACAACGCCATCATACCCCTCAAGGAGCGGGTGGCTGACCTCTATTACGACCCCCTCCGTTGGCTCTGGAGTCGTCTGTTCGGAAGGAGGCAGCCCACGCCCGCCCCTAAGCCGCGAGAGGAGCGGAGGGCTGCCAGCTAG
- a CDS encoding NAD(+)/NADH kinase, whose protein sequence is MRRVGICVHPRWQAAHELGRRLQEFLQGKVEEVWLATAWDDAASRLIPGTDLLVCIGGDGTMLWAARAMVPHRIPMVGVGMGRLAFLAEVEAEEAPRRLEQALKGEGRLEDRWLLQAQTPTRPTAYGLNDVVVGRATMGRPIYVEVALDGQVVALFRADAVIVATATGSTAYSLSAGGPVLPAQSRDLVLTPVAPHMALSRSLILPPNTYARLTVRGEQGAYYSIDGQQEEPLTPGEWLEVRISPYAVPFLRLSPPWRDYLVLARRLGWTLGDPVPQQGEGPTTLWEAEHGLQ, encoded by the coding sequence GTGCGCCGAGTAGGCATCTGTGTGCATCCCCGCTGGCAGGCAGCCCACGAGCTGGGCCGTCGACTGCAGGAGTTCCTGCAGGGGAAGGTGGAGGAGGTGTGGCTGGCCACCGCGTGGGATGACGCCGCCTCCCGCCTCATCCCCGGCACCGACCTGTTGGTGTGCATAGGGGGGGATGGCACCATGTTGTGGGCCGCCCGGGCCATGGTCCCCCACCGCATACCTATGGTGGGGGTGGGCATGGGGCGCCTTGCCTTCCTAGCGGAGGTGGAGGCAGAGGAGGCGCCACGTCGCTTGGAGCAGGCCCTGAAAGGTGAGGGGCGGCTGGAGGACCGGTGGCTCCTCCAGGCCCAGACCCCTACCCGCCCCACCGCCTATGGCCTAAACGACGTGGTGGTGGGGAGGGCCACCATGGGGCGCCCCATATACGTGGAGGTGGCCCTGGATGGTCAGGTGGTAGCCCTGTTCCGCGCTGACGCCGTCATCGTGGCCACGGCCACAGGCAGCACCGCCTATTCCCTCTCCGCTGGCGGGCCCGTCTTACCAGCCCAGTCCCGCGACTTGGTACTCACCCCTGTGGCCCCTCACATGGCCCTCTCCCGCTCCCTGATCCTCCCCCCCAACACCTACGCCCGCCTCACCGTCCGCGGCGAGCAAGGTGCCTACTATAGCATCGATGGCCAGCAGGAGGAGCCCCTGACACCAGGGGAATGGCTGGAGGTGCGCATAAGCCCTTATGCCGTCCCCTTCCTCCGCCTGAGTCCCCCTTGGCGGGATTACCTCGTCCTTGCTCGCCGCCTGGGCTGGACGCTGGGAGACCCTGTGCCTCAGCAAGGCGAGGGGCCCACAACTCTATGGGAGGCTGAACATGGCCTACAATGA
- a CDS encoding FumA C-terminus/TtdB family hydratase beta subunit, giving the protein MRELYINLPLTDEAVAQLRAGDWVYLTGPVIGARDAAHRRMVEALAQGQPLPVDVRGQVIYYVGPTPTPPGRVIGSAGPTTAARMDPYTVPLLEAGLKGAIGKGGRSPQVREALRRFRAVYFLAVGGAGALLSKHIKGMQVIAYEDLGPEAIFLLELDAFPVLVCYDIYGGDLLTEGRRRWQEVLA; this is encoded by the coding sequence ATGCGGGAGCTCTACATCAACTTGCCGTTGACGGACGAGGCGGTGGCGCAGCTGCGGGCCGGGGACTGGGTATACCTGACGGGCCCCGTTATTGGCGCCAGGGATGCTGCCCACCGGCGCATGGTGGAGGCCCTGGCCCAGGGGCAGCCCCTGCCGGTGGATGTGCGGGGGCAGGTCATCTACTACGTAGGGCCCACGCCCACCCCGCCGGGGAGGGTCATCGGCTCCGCCGGCCCCACCACGGCTGCCCGCATGGACCCGTACACAGTCCCCCTCTTGGAGGCCGGCCTTAAGGGCGCCATCGGCAAGGGGGGACGGAGCCCCCAGGTGCGGGAGGCCCTAAGGCGGTTCCGGGCTGTATACTTCCTGGCCGTGGGAGGGGCGGGCGCCCTCCTCTCGAAGCACATAAAGGGGATGCAGGTAATAGCCTACGAGGACTTGGGCCCCGAGGCCATCTTTCTGTTGGAGCTGGACGCCTTTCCGGTGCTGGTGTGCTACGACATCTATGGGGGCGACCTGCTGACAGAAGGCCGGCGCCGCTGGCAGGAGGTGCTGGCCTAG